The Triticum dicoccoides isolate Atlit2015 ecotype Zavitan chromosome 6A, WEW_v2.0, whole genome shotgun sequence genome has a window encoding:
- the LOC119318278 gene encoding nudix hydrolase 3-like yields the protein MAAPAPEERLDVLTAAGDKTGVSKPRSEVHRDGDYHRAVHVWIYCESTGELLLQRRADCKDSWPGQWDISSAGHISAGDSSLSSARRELQEELGIKLPVDAFELIFVFLHECVINNGTYTNNEYNDVYLVTTLTPIPLEAFTLQESEVSAVRYMHRDEYKSCLAAESGEYVPYDVNGQYGQLFSIIEERYKDNTESRSLTLQKQISRYAPIHLEPELTTLSEGDKEALGYILKASMVIDEIFYEQVWNSNTMLRDWLKAHADSSSLDSLKWAYYSINKSPWSCLDENKAFLSTADSAVKLLTDATKPISGWKGLEYRAAFPLDKPRGANFYPADMNKMEFDLWKSGLTDKEQKDATGFFTVIKRPDALLTTSVAQSDGPNQTNTSDDLFIVPYSKEYKASLEKAAELLLEASDCSDCPSLKNLLRTKANAFLSNDYYESDIAWMELDSNIDVTIGPYETYEDGLFSYKATFEAFVGVRDDVATSQVKLFGDQLEDLEKNLPLDNIYKSDNVSAAPIRVMNLLYNSGDVKGPQTIAFNLPNDERIVNERGTSMVMLKNISEAKFKNILKPIANACIREEQKEYVDFEPYYTHIVCHECCHGIGPHSITLPGGKKSTVRMELQECHSALEEAKADIVGLWALNFLINKGLLPKSLSKSMYVSFLAGCFRSIRFGLEEAHGKGQALQFNWLYDKGAFILHSDGKFSIDFTKVEEAVESLGREIMTIQAKGDKPAAQSLLQSRATLTQPLRVALEKIEHMQVPVDIAPIFGTASKLLANN from the exons ATGGCCGCCCCGGCGCCGGAGGAGCGCCTCGACGTGCTCACCGCCGCCGGCGACAAGACGGGCGTCTCCAAGCCCAG GTCGGAGGTGCACCGGGACGGGGACTACCACCGCGCGGTGCACGTGTGGATCTACTGCGAGAGCACCGGGGAGCTGCTGCTGCAGCGCCGCGCCGACTGCAAGGACTCGTGGCCCGGCCAGTGGGACATCTCCAGCGCCGGCCACATCtccgccggggactcctccctctcCTCCGCGCG gagggagctccaggAAGAACTAGGCATCAAGCTTCCAGTCGATGCTTTTGAGCTCATCTTCGTTTTTCTTCACGAATG CGTTATCAACAATGGGACTTACACCAACAATGAGTACAATGATGTTTACCTTGTGACGACTTTAACTCCAATTCCACTCGAGGCCTTCACTCTCCAA GAAAGTGAAGTATCTGCAGTTAGGTATATGCACCGTGACGAGTACAAGAGCTGCCTTGCAGCAGAAAGCGGAGAATATGTACCTTATGATGTGAATGGGCAATACGGCCAACTGTTCAGTATTATTGAGGAAAG GTACAAAGATAACACGGAGTCTCGCAGCTTAACCTTACAAAAGCAAATTAGTCGTTATGCTCCCATCCATTTGGAACCAGAG TTGACTACTCTATCTGAAGGAGACAAAGAAGCCTTGGGATATATTCTTAAAGCATCAATGGTTATtgatgaaatattttatgagcag GTATGGAATAGCAACACAATGCTAAGAGACTGGCTAAAAGCACACGCTGACTCCTCCTCCCTTGATAGTCTGAAGTGGGCATATTACTCTATTAATAAAAGTCCATG GTCCTGCCTTGATGAAAATAAGGCTTTTCTATCCACTGCCGATTCGGCTGTGAAATTGCTCACAGATGCCACCAAGCCAATTTCAGGATGGAAGGGGCTTGAGTATCGTGCAGCATTCCCTCTAGATAAGCCTCGTGGCGCGAACTTCTATCCTGCTGACATGAACAAAATG GAGTTTGATTTATGGAAAAGTGGACTAACTGATAAGGAACAAAAAGATGCAACTGGATTCTTTACTGTCATAAAACGGCCTGATGCTTTATTGACTACATCAGTAGCACAGTCAGATGGACCAAATCAAACCAATACTTCAGATgatctttttattgttccatattcCAAGGAGTATAAAGCATCCCTTGAGAAAGCTGCCGAGCTTCTCCTTGAAGCATCAGATTGTTCTGATTGTCCAAG CCTGAAGAATTTGCTCAGAACCAAGGCAAATGCTTTTCTTTCAAATGattactatgaatctgacatagcTTGGATGGAGTTG GACTCCAACATAGATGTCACCATTGGCCCATACGAGACATATGAAGATGGCCTGTTTAGTTATAAG GCAACCTTTGAAGCATTTGTTGGGGTGCGGGACGACGTTGCAACTTCTCAAGTTAAACTCTTTGGTGATCAACTCGAG GATTTGGAGAAAAATCTTCCACTGGACAATATTTACAAATCAGACAATGTATCTGCTGCTCCAATTCGCGTGATGAATCTTCTTTACAACTCTGGG GATGTGAAAGGTCCTCAAACTATAGCTTTCAATTTGCCAAATGATGAGCGGATTGTGAATGAGCGAGGAACTTCAATGGTTATGCTTAAGAACATTTCAGAAGCCAA gttcaagaatatcttgaagccTATAGCCAATGCCTGCATCAGAGAGGAGCAGAAAGAATATGTTGATTTTGAGCCTTATTATACACATATTGTTTGCCATGAGTGCTGCCATGGAATTGGACCTCATTCCATAACCCTTCCTGGTGGTAAAAAGTCCACAGTTAGAATG GAACTTCAAGAATGTCATTCAGCATTGGAGGAGGCAAAAGCTGATATAGTTGGTCTGTGGGCGCTGAATTTTCTTATAAACAAG GGGTTGCTTCCTAAGAGTCTATCAAAATCTATGTATGTTTCTTTCCTTGCTGGATGCTTCCGGTCGATTCGCTTTGGACTGGAAGAAGCTCATGG GAAGGGACAGGCATTGCAGTTTAACTGGTTGTATGACAAAGGAGCTTTTATCTTGCATTCTGACGGAAAATTCTCAATTGACTTTACAAAG GTCGAGGAAGCTGTTGAAAGCCTTGGCAGAGAGATCATGACGATACAGGCAAAGGGCGACAAGCCTGCCGCGCAGTCTCTCCTTCAGTCCCGTGCAACCTTGACGCAGCCGTTGCGTGTGGCATTGGAGAAAATCGAACACATGCAG GTGCCTGTTGATATAGCCCCTATATTTGGCACAGCCAGTAAGCTGCTCGCAAACAATTAA